In Acidiferrobacteraceae bacterium, the DNA window GAAAACGGCGAACTCATCGTCGATGGAAACCACCCCTTTGCCGGCAAGACCGTGGTGTTTCGTATGACCGTGATGGGCGTGCGTGACGCCACCATGCAGGAAGTCGGTACCGGCGAGGTAATGGACACCAATGTCCCCATGAGTCTGCAGTAACCCCAATGGACGAACCGTTTCACATCAGTGTGGTGATCCTGGCCGCCGGCCAGGGCACACGCATGAAGTCCAAACTGCCAAAGGTGTTGCATCCCCTGGGCGGACGGTCGCTGCTTGGCCATGTCATCCATACCGCAGGCGAACTTGCCCCAAAGCAGACCATCGTTGTTTACGGCCACGGTGGAGAAGCCGTCAAACAGGCGCTTGCCCATGAAGCGGTCCTTTGGGTTG includes these proteins:
- a CDS encoding NTP transferase domain-containing protein; translation: MDEPFHISVVILAAGQGTRMKSKLPKVLHPLGGRSLLGHVIHTAGELAPKQTIVVYGHGGEAVKQALAHEAVLWV